The nucleotide sequence TGCCGGCAATCCCCGTTGGCAGGAGGATGTGCCGTCTGACGGTATTGTTCGTCGGCGCCATGGTGGATTGCCGGTGAACCTTGGACTGCGGATCCCCCCGCTGCCGGGTGTGGCGGCAGTGCGCGGCTCCGGGATGGAAACCGGAAGCTGGGGGTCCGGGTTCTCCAAGGTCTAACGGGATTTTCCGAGGAACGGTTGGCACGATCTTTCTATCTGGTCCGCCGCCACAGCCGCGAGTGGCGGTTCAGCCAGTTCGCCGGCCCGGCATCGCACCCCCCTGACATGCCGGGCCGGCAACCCCCAGGCCCTTGGAGCACCCGACTGATCACCAGGCCTTCAATAGGTGGAAGGAACGGTCAGGGCAGCTTCCTCGGGCTGGCGGGAACGATGGGGATCAGCCCGGTCGGCAGCTTGATCTCGGCGTCCTCGGGCCGGTCCTGTCCCGCACGTTCGATGGCCGCCCGGAAGTGGGGCAGGCTCCGTTCCACCATGTCCTCGCTGGCCGTGAGGGATATCCGGAAGAACCCCGGTGTTTCGAACAGGACGCCCGGGAGCACAAAGACGTCCTCCTGGCTGAGGGCCTCGGTGAAGGCCTCGTCGTCCTGGATGGGGGAATGGACGAACAGGTAAAAGGTGCCTTCGGCGGGCCGGAGCCGGTATCCCATGCCGCCCAGCTCCTGGACCATGCGGTCCCGCTTTTGTTGCAGCTGGCCGACGTCGATAGTGAACGTCTCCAGCCGCGGGAGCGCATACTGCAGCACCGCGTTGGGGTAGATCCAGCCCATGGCCAACTGCATCGCCTCGATGGCGGTGCCGAGCTCCTTGCGGTCCGGCATGCTCGGCGGCAGTGCCAGGTACCCGATCCGCTCGCCCGGCGACAGGTGCGTCTTACCGTAGGAGTAGGCCAGCAACGTGTAGGGATAGAACTCCGCCGGGCTGTGGAAGCGGGCGCCGTCGAAGACGATCCTGTTGTACGGCTCATCGGACACCAGGTAGATCCGCCGGCCTATCCGCTCCGACGCGTCGTCGAGGAGCGCGGCCAGCTGGCGGAGGAGCTCGGGCGGGTAGATCCTTCCGGTCGGGTTGTTTGGCGAATTGATGATGACCACGCGGGTCCGCTGCGTGATGGCCGCTTCGATGGCGGCCAGATCGAGGTCGAAGGTTTCGAGGT is from Arthrobacter sp. QXT-31 and encodes:
- a CDS encoding aminotransferase class I/II-fold pyridoxal phosphate-dependent enzyme, with product MTDSPAAAGSPASRRALEVAGIPSFRRISEHLNHSTYARRKHLPGVCDFTLGNPHQMPQDAYVDALRDALHPHNDQWFAYKTNEVDAREAAADSLSRLLKVPFEAEDLYLTTGGFTAIALALKSVTDPGDEVIYSLPPWFLYEPLAVEAGLVPVKVSIDLETFDLDLAAIEAAITQRTRVVIINSPNNPTGRIYPPELLRQLAALLDDASERIGRRIYLVSDEPYNRIVFDGARFHSPAEFYPYTLLAYSYGKTHLSPGERIGYLALPPSMPDRKELGTAIEAMQLAMGWIYPNAVLQYALPRLETFTIDVGQLQQKRDRMVQELGGMGYRLRPAEGTFYLFVHSPIQDDEAFTEALSQEDVFVLPGVLFETPGFFRISLTASEDMVERSLPHFRAAIERAGQDRPEDAEIKLPTGLIPIVPASPRKLP